GTGCTGGCCCAGCTGTGCGCCCAACGCGAACTCGGTGACATCGTGCTGTTCGACATCGTCGAAGGATTGCCCCAGGGCAAATGCCTCGACATCGCGGAAGTCGGCCCGGTGGAACGGTTCGACGTCTCCCTGAAGGGGACCAACAACTACGCGGACATCGCCGGCTCCGACATCGTCATCGTCACCGCGGGGCTCCCCCGCAAGCCCGGGATGAGCCGCGACGACCTGATCGGCGTCAACTCGAAGATCATGTCGCAGGTCGCCGAGGGGATCAAGACGTATGCCCCGAACTCCTTCGTCATCGTCATCTCCAACCCGCTCGACGCGATGGTGACCCTCTGCCAGAAGATCACCGGGTTCCCCAACAACCGGATCATCGGGCAGGCCGGCGTCCTCGATTCGGCCCGTTTCGCCGCCTTCATCGCCTGGGAGCTCGGCGTCTCCGTACGGGACGTGACGGCGATGACCCTGGGCGGTCACGGCGACGACATGGTCCCCCTCATCCGGTACGCCTCCGTGGCCGGGATCCCCGTCATGGAACTGCTGGAGCGGAAATACGGCAACGCCGCCAAGGCGAAGGAAGTGATGGACGCGATGGTGAACCGCACTCGCAAGGCCGGCGGCGAAGTCGTCGCCCTCCTGAAGACCGGCTCCGCCTTCTTCTCCCCGGCGTCGGCGGCGATCGCCATGGTCGAGTCGATCCTGAAGGACCAGAAGCGGGTCCTGCCGTGCTGCGTCCACCTGAACGGCGAGTTCGGCGTGAAGGGGTACTTCGTCGGCGTGCCGACCGTGCTGGGGGCCGGCGGCGT
The genomic region above belongs to Deltaproteobacteria bacterium and contains:
- the mdh gene encoding malate dehydrogenase; protein product: MARKKIALIGGGQIGGVLAQLCAQRELGDIVLFDIVEGLPQGKCLDIAEVGPVERFDVSLKGTNNYADIAGSDIVIVTAGLPRKPGMSRDDLIGVNSKIMSQVAEGIKTYAPNSFVIVISNPLDAMVTLCQKITGFPNNRIIGQAGVLDSARFAAFIAWELGVSVRDVTAMTLGGHGDDMVPLIRYASVAGIPVMELLERKYGNAAKAKEVMDAMVNRTRKAGGEVVALLKTGSAFFSPASAAIAMVESILKDQKRVLPCCVHLNGEFGVKGYFVGVPTVLGAGGVEKVIEFKLNAEEQAMMDKSVAAVKELIGTLK